A window of Halobellus sp. LT62 contains these coding sequences:
- a CDS encoding thiamine pyrophosphate-dependent enzyme gives MSDRASDIRVSPATGDDGGGEVRYLSQADLEVPTHQIVAPDGSYDDEAIPDLDDEELLDLYRWMVTDRVFSRRMVNIQRRGELGTFGSTRGQEASIIGSAFTLTPDDWLYVGRAWTPMFMRGASMEDMILFWRGIEEGQEAFAKVNAQIAISIGSHLPLVSGIAWGMHLDDADAIATAYLGDGATSTGAAHEGINLASSVGLPALFYCQNNQYAISMPYEKQSGANTIAQKALAYGIDAIRVDGQDVLAVYDAVSSAREKVLQGEPVFVESVTYRLDAHTTSDDPTRYRADEEVDHWESHDPIERYREFLKSEGLWAEIDHDAIVDEIETEFDEALAAANAMEERAVAEMFEYVYDELPPELVRQLDEFEDLLERRPEMYDFIEQRPKG, from the coding sequence ATGAGCGATAGAGCATCAGACATACGAGTATCTCCAGCGACCGGCGACGACGGCGGTGGTGAAGTGCGGTACCTTTCCCAAGCCGACTTGGAGGTCCCCACCCACCAGATCGTCGCGCCCGACGGGTCGTACGACGACGAGGCGATCCCGGACCTCGACGACGAGGAGCTTTTGGACCTGTACCGGTGGATGGTGACCGATCGGGTGTTCTCCCGGCGGATGGTGAACATCCAGCGACGGGGCGAACTCGGCACGTTCGGCTCCACCCGCGGCCAGGAAGCCAGCATCATCGGCAGCGCGTTCACGCTCACGCCGGACGACTGGCTGTACGTCGGCCGCGCGTGGACGCCGATGTTTATGCGCGGCGCGTCGATGGAGGATATGATCCTCTTTTGGCGCGGTATCGAGGAGGGCCAAGAGGCCTTCGCGAAGGTCAACGCCCAGATCGCGATCTCGATCGGCTCGCACCTCCCGCTCGTCTCGGGAATCGCGTGGGGAATGCACCTCGACGACGCCGACGCCATCGCGACCGCCTACCTCGGCGACGGGGCGACAAGCACCGGCGCGGCACACGAGGGGATCAACCTCGCGAGCTCCGTCGGCCTCCCGGCGCTGTTTTACTGTCAGAACAACCAGTACGCCATCTCGATGCCCTACGAGAAGCAGTCCGGCGCGAACACCATCGCCCAGAAGGCGCTGGCGTACGGCATCGACGCGATCCGCGTCGACGGCCAAGACGTCCTCGCCGTCTACGACGCCGTTTCGAGCGCCCGCGAGAAGGTCCTTCAGGGAGAGCCCGTCTTCGTCGAATCGGTCACGTACCGCCTCGACGCGCACACGACGAGCGACGACCCGACCCGCTACCGCGCCGACGAGGAGGTCGACCACTGGGAGTCGCACGATCCGATCGAACGCTACCGCGAGTTCCTGAAGTCCGAGGGGCTGTGGGCGGAGATCGACCACGACGCCATCGTCGACGAGATCGAAACCGAGTTCGACGAGGCGCTGGCGGCCGCGAACGCGATGGAAGAGCGCGCCGTCGCGGAGATGTTCGAGTACGTCTACGACGAACTGCCGCCGGAACTGGTGCGTCAACTGGACGAGTTCGAGGATCTCCTCGAACGACGCCCCGAGATGTACGACTTCATCGAACAGCGGCCCAAGGGATGA
- a CDS encoding alpha-ketoacid dehydrogenase subunit beta: MQATIVQAVNDALHGEMERDDRVVVFGEDVAESGGVFRATDDLLEEFGNKRVVDTPLSEIAIVGGAAGMAMYGYRPVAEIQFSGFLPPAFDQLVTNASRIRWRTRGELSAPMVVRMPYGAGVRALEHHSESLEGAYGHIPGLKVVIPSTPADTKGLLTAAIRDPDPVLFMEPKRIYRSIRAEVPEGEHEVPIGEAAVRREGEDVTVVAWGSMMPPTLEAVDEGDIDAEVIDLRTISPMDTETIVESVKKTGRCVVVHEGPRTLGVGSEIVARINDEALMYLESPVERVTGFDTPVPLLSMEDFYFPHPPRVLDGIEAALAE, from the coding sequence ATGCAGGCAACTATCGTACAGGCGGTCAACGACGCACTGCACGGGGAGATGGAACGAGACGACCGCGTCGTCGTCTTCGGAGAGGACGTCGCCGAGAGCGGCGGCGTCTTCCGCGCGACCGACGACCTGCTGGAGGAGTTCGGGAACAAACGCGTGGTCGACACGCCGCTGTCGGAAATCGCGATCGTCGGCGGCGCGGCCGGGATGGCGATGTACGGCTACCGTCCGGTCGCCGAAATCCAGTTCTCCGGCTTTCTGCCGCCGGCGTTCGACCAGCTTGTCACGAACGCGAGTCGCATCCGCTGGCGCACCCGCGGCGAGCTGAGCGCGCCGATGGTCGTTCGGATGCCCTACGGCGCGGGCGTCCGGGCGCTCGAACACCACTCCGAGAGCCTAGAGGGCGCGTACGGTCATATCCCCGGACTGAAAGTCGTCATCCCGAGCACGCCCGCGGACACCAAGGGGCTGCTGACGGCCGCGATCCGCGATCCCGACCCGGTGCTGTTTATGGAACCGAAGCGGATCTACCGCTCGATCAGAGCGGAGGTCCCCGAGGGCGAACACGAGGTGCCGATCGGTGAGGCCGCCGTCCGTCGCGAGGGCGAGGACGTGACGGTCGTCGCTTGGGGGTCGATGATGCCGCCGACGCTGGAAGCCGTCGACGAGGGCGACATCGACGCCGAGGTGATCGACCTGCGCACGATCTCGCCGATGGACACCGAGACGATTGTCGAATCGGTGAAGAAGACGGGCCGCTGCGTCGTCGTCCACGAGGGCCCCCGGACCTTGGGCGTCGGAAGCGAGATCGTCGCCCGCATCAACGACGAGGCGCTGATGTACCTCGAGTCGCCGGTCGAGCGCGTGACCGGGTTCGACACTCCCGTTCCGCTGCTCTCGATGGAGGACTTCTACTTCCCGCACCCGCCGCGGGTCCTCGACGGCATCGAGGCGGCGCTCGCGGAGTAG